Sequence from the Equus przewalskii isolate Varuska chromosome 11, EquPr2, whole genome shotgun sequence genome:
AGCCGCTCTGGGGCCAGGCCGGGCATCAGCAGCCCCCGGGGCTGCTCCACCAGCCACGTGGGGGCCACTGAGCAAACCCGAAAAGGCCTTCAGAGGAGGGACGTGGAGGCAGGAGGGCGGGCGGTGGACAGAGGGCGTCAGAGGCCTGCGAGCTCCCTGGAGCAGCGTGAGCTCTACCGTGGGGCCTCACCCCGTGGGCCCTCCAGCCAGGCCGGTTCCATCACTTGGGGGGGCCCGTGCAGAAGGAAAACGTGCAGCCTCTCATTCAAGACTGGttcgaggggctggcccggtggtgtagtgtttaggctcgcacgctctgctttggaggtccgggatttgcaggtttggatcttgggcacagacctgcaccacttagccacgctgtggcagtgtcccacatacaaaatagaggaagatgggtacagatgttagctcagggacagtcttcctcaccgaaaaaaaaaaaaggctcaagaTGGTGACGACAGGCACTAAACCAAGCATGGGGTCCTTCTCTCTGAGCGTGGGGCCCGGGGTGCAGGCTGCCCCTGCATCCCTTCTTTGTGCTCCAcgtccccaggcctggccctctgctctgctctaAGCTCTGATCTACTTAGCTGTAAAAGACCTCACAGGAACAACGCGTACAAAGTCCCTCCAGGGGATgacagagctgggcctgggaggcaggaccCCTGGGGCCTGGTCTGCAGATCTGAGGAGGGGACCTGGGGCCGCCCTCCCCTCTTTGACATGCAGTTCCTTCCTCTGAACCGTGAGGGGTCGGGCTGGTTCACGGTTGGTTCTGGGAGTGGAGCAGCCTCTGCTCAGCCCACTGGGGAGAGGGGCGTTGACGCCTTGTGCATTGGGGGTCATCTCGGGAATCGCAGCGgggctcctttctctccctccccaagcTCAGCACCAGGCTGGGCGAGGGGCGCAGAGATGATGGGATCTGGTCTGGATGACTGGTTATTCCTGGCGGAGGTGGCCTGGGTTGGGACCCTAATGCAAGAGAGGTGGTAGGCCCTTGTGGGCAAAGAAGGCAGGCCCCAGGTGGCAGGAACTGTGACTCCTGGCTGCCACTGCTCccggaggagggggaggtggggaggagctgAGCCACAGGGAGGAGCGTGTGCGCCTGGGTTCACAGCGCACCCCACTGTGGCACCCGGCCCCCAGCTGGTCCCTGTTGTGGGTGGGAAGATCCAGCCCCAGCAGGTGTGTGcactcccagccctgggcaggtAGGCGGTGCCAGCCGCACCCTCTTGGCCACCCACACGCAGGGTGGCAGGGCAGGCGCAGGTCTGGGCAGTCGGGCGGGCTGCTGAGTCAGCTCGTGAGGAATGTTCTGGCCGCTCCCAGCTGCACCCTCCCTTGCTgccccctcaccctcctccctgggCGCTGCTGGCCCCACGCCCGTGCCAGGAACACACCTTCAGCCCGGGCTTGCCCCACACAGCCAGCCCCAACTCCTCACCCCACCTGTTCCCCCAATGACCCCAGCAGAGCCCCGACCCCTTAGCGCCCCCATTCCCATGCTCCCAGGTCGCTCCCAGGCTGGGGGCCCACACGTGTGAATATGCTCCATCCGCGTGACTGGCAAACCACGGTGGGCCCGCGGTCAGGGGCAGGGATGAGAAGGGACCTCCAGAATGACccccaggcagggcccagggccccaggggatgggggtttcctggaggaagaggctCTGCAATGAGGAGGGGCAGGGCCCTGCGGCAAGGACCAGGGAGGGCAGCGCCCAGGCTGGcgtgctgggctgggctggggctgggggctgggggaggtggccaGGAGGCTGGACCTGTGGCAGCTCAGTCAGCACGTTGGCCAAGGCCCAGTCCTCCCTCCCTTGGCTCCACTCAGAGCCCTCACCCCTGGCCACCCCGGGCTGCCTCCTTGCACAGGTGGACCCAGAGCCGGCTGCTGCTGGGCAgttggggctgagggcaggggcccaCGGGGCCACCTCCACAGGTGACCCGGCCACTCCAGCCGTCTCCTGCGAGCCAACAGGGCAGAGAGATGGGGCGCCCCCCGGACCCCCACAGCACCCTGGTCCCGGTGAGAACCACGGCTGCACCCGGGCTCACACCAGACCTCATCGCCGGCCTCCCCTGTGAGTCGCCAGACACCCGGGAGGGGCATGGGGCTGGGCCGGTGGGTGGCGGCAGCCGCTGGCCACAGAGACATCTCGGCCTACCTCTGtgccccctcccagggccccacTGGGCACCCATTGCTGTGGCTGTTGTTGCTGGCATCCTCGTCGTTTCCTGTCTCCTCTGTGccatctgctgctgctgccgccacgGCCACCGCCACGGGAAGAAGCCCAGAGACAAGGAGGCTGTGGGCCTGGGCGGTCTCCCCggcaccaccaccacccacctgGTGAGGAGCAGGCACCAGTGCTCCCTGGGGCCCAGCTCCCGGCTGGGTCAGTCCCAGTGGGCAGGCAGCTCAGGGTCCAGGCTCAGGGACTCAGGGCAGCCCAGGGTGGCCAGGGGCAAGCGCAGGCCCTGGGGCTTGTCTGGACTGCCCAGGGCAGAGACAGGGAGGACCTTCCTGCCGGCAGAAGCTGTGAgcaaaggggagggggaggcagtaCAACCGAGGCAGGGGGACCCAAGGCCCAAAGAAACTTGAGTGGCAGCCTCAGGGGTTGGTCCCCAGGCCATGAGGAGCCACAGCAGGTTCTTGAGGAAGGCAGCAGTGCGAGAGAGGGATTTGGGGCAGATGCACCAGTTCTGGCCAGTCCCACAGCTGAGCTGAGGGTGTGAGCCCTTCTGGTGCCTGGACTGGAGATGGACGGTTTGACTCAAGTTGGAGAACTGCTGCCTGGGAGGTCCAGGGCTCTGGCGGGAACACAGTCCCAGCAGCACCCGTCATCCCGACCACCCCAGGTGCAGCCAGATGTGGATAACGAGGGGGACCCCAAGCCATGGGGGCGCCTGCTGCTGTCCCTGCAGTACGACTTCGGAAGCCAAGAGGTGAGGCCCCACTCTGCAGGCCCAGAGGGTCTGCGGGTACATGGAGGGGAGGCCGGCACAGGGCGCGCGGGGGCTGGGGGACGCGAGGCCAACCAGGGAGGGCCCCGTGGCTGAGCCACCCCTGGCTCCCAGATCAGGGTGGGCCTCAAGCAGGCGGCGGACCTGAGACCTGGTGGCCCTGGCGGCACGGCGGACCCCTACGCCCGCGTCAGCCTCTCCACGCAGGCGGGGCGCTGGCACGAGACGCGGGTGCACCGTGGCACACTCTGCCCGGTGTTCGACGAGACCTGCTGCTTCCATGTGAGCTGCGGCGGGTTGGGCCGGGGCTGGGGtcggggccaggggctggggccgggggtgGTGGGCCGGGGCGGTGGCCGCTCACACCCACGTGCAGGCGTCACCAGCCGAGCTGCCGCGGAGCAGCCTGCAGGTGCAGGTGCTGGACTTCAGGCGTTTCTCCCGCCACGAGCCGCTGGGCTCACTCAGCCTGCCGCTGGGCGCCGTCGACCTGCAGCACGTCCTGGAGCTCTGGCACCAGCTTGGCCCGCCAGGCACCGCCGAGGTGAGGCCGCTACCACCAGGCCCCAGCCCGGCTCCGCCCAGTGTCcggcggggaaactgaggccccgggGGCCCGGCTGAAGCCCACTCTCGCGGCCCGCAGCCTGAGCAGACTGGGGACCTGTGCTTCTCCCTCCGGTACACGCCTGGCTCAGGCCGGCTCACCGTAGTCGTGCTGGAGGCCCGAGGCCTGAGCCCGACGCTGGCAGGTGAGAGCCATGACTGCCCCCTCCGCAGACACAGAgcgggccctgggctgggcccgCAGACCTGGGACGCCCTTGGCCCCTCTCGCCCACACAGATCCTTACGTGAAGGTCCAGCTCATGCTGAaccagaggaagtggaagaagaggaagacgCAGGCCAGGAAGGGCCCGGCTGCCCCCTACTTCAACGAGGCCTTTGCCTTCCTCGTGCCCATCAGCCAGGTCCAGGTGGGTGGCCTGGAGGAAGGGGCGGGCCAGATCTCACCCGGGACCAAACTGACCCctgtccttctctccctccaccgCCCCTCTGCCTGTCTCTGCCCAGAGTGTGGATCTGGTGCTCGCCATCTGGGCCCGGGGCTCACAGTTCCGGGCCGAGCCTGTGGGCAAGGTGCTGCTGGGCGCCCGGGCCTCTGGTCAGCCCCTCCAGCACTGGGCGGACATGCTGGCCCATCCCCGGCGGCCCATCACCCAGTGGCATCACCTGCGGCCTGCCAGGGAGGTGGACCGGGCCCTGGCCCTGCAGCCCCGCTTGCGcctgcccctgcctggctcctgaAACCTCCCCCGGGCCCCCGTCTTCCAGGGATCAGCTGGTCTCCTGGCAGGCCCACTGTAATAAAGCCTTCTCCTGCCATCACTGTGTGTCCTTCCTGAGCCCTGCCTGCACACAACACTGTCAGGGGCTCCACCGTCATCGCCGTGAGCCCCTCTTGAGGGCGGGGAGAAGGCTCCTCTCTGGACCCGGCCAAGCCCAGAGGCCTCTGACCGATGACTGACCCCTGGGTGGCATGAAGAGGCCCCTCCAGGCCCAACAGGGACGATATGGAGAGGTGGGGAGCCCTCCCCATCTATGGGGGCTGGAGGGTCGGGCACAGCGTTGGGGGAGGTGGGCTGTAACTGCCCTGTGGGGACACGGTGGGCAATCAGGAAGCATTTGAGGAGCAGTGACTGTGGAGGGAGGGGACCCCAACACCAGGGGCTGCCCCAGCTCCCTGCAGGGCCCCCAAACCTTCTGGCGGGGGTGGCTGCGGGCCCTCCCCTGAGCgaccagcagggggcagcagatGTCTTCGGAAGCCGCCCTGGGCCTTTGGGGGCTACGGGCCCGGCCGGAAGGCAGCTCTAATCCCGGCACATCTGGACGGCCTCAGCTTTCCTGACCCTCCCCACGGCCCCCAGAGCCGGCGAGCTGGGGCCGCACATCCCCAGCTCCGAAGATGCCAAGTCATGGCCCTCCGGATGCCTGTGCAGGGAGGGACCCGGGCGGGGGGCGCAGGCCCAGGCCGGGCTGGGGTGAGAAGGGCAGTGTTGGGCCTGCCCGGGCAGCCAGGCAGGCCCCAAGGCCCCTGGGGTCAGGGAGAGGTTCCCAGGCGGGTGGCGCCACCAGGCTCAGGTTGAAGGACGAGTTCCGCATTGCGCAGGAAACGGGCCcttgggcaggggcagggcattCCAGGTGGGGCTGTCTGTCCAGGGCGCCCCTCACCTCCTGTTCTCAGGCAGGAAAGCGGGTCACGTCCAGGGGAaggcagccccccaccccagagaCCTCTGGCCACTGCCACAGACCCTGAGGCCATGTTTGGGGGTCCAGGCCTTGCCCCGAGCTGGCTTGGAAGAGGGGAGGCACGGGCTAGCTCGTGCCTGAGACGCCAGCCCGGGGCTGTAATGAGCTGCAGGGAGAGGCCCAGGGAGCCGGGGGCCCACAGGGAAGCCCAGTGGGGACTGCAGTGTGAACCCCAACTCAGGGCCCAGTGGGGCCTGGCTCTCGGTGACGCTCAGCTGACCCCTGAGCTGTGCGCCCCACCGTGGCCCAGCGAGGCTGTGCCCGGCTGTCCTTGGGCTCCTTGCAAGAACAACGGAGGCTTCTCAAACTCGTCACTGAGCCCTAAATAGAGCAACCCAACCTCACGCCCCCCCACCAAGACTTCTTGGACTGGATGGCAGCACGCGGCGGGGCCGGGCCAGGCggcctgggcaggtggggaggtgcCTGTGCCCCCATTGGTCTGAGGAGGGCTCCATGCCCTTTCTGAGatggggcccaggctgggggaggccATTTATACCCCTCCCCCTGGGCCCACCAGCCCAACTCGCTGCTGCCCGCCTGACCTCGCTCCCAGCACTGCTGCCCAGACACTAGGTGAGGCCGGCCCGGCCAGGCCAGCCGAGGCTGGGGAGATGCACTACTCAAGCTAGTCTGCAGGAGGACTTCccagggagggggcctgggggctgggggccaccGCCAACAGCCCTCTCTGGGGGGACTCCATGGAGCTGAGAGTGACTGGGAGATGCACTGGGACGTGGGCTGGGGAGGCAAGGGTCCAAGACAGACCCCTGATGGCCAGGCTTCACATCTGGGACACTGGAAGGGGATTTTATGGGTCCAGGGACCCCAGTCAAAAGTGGGGAGCAGTTCCTTACATGCACTTGGGCCTGAAGCCGAAGGAGCAGGGCTAAAAATAACTGGGTGTCTCTGGCGGCCACCTGCGCTGGCCCATCCTGCCCCTCCCTTGGGGacagctgcagcagctccaggccctgcctgggACATTTTGGGAACACTGTCTCCTCTTACTTCTCACTCCGGGGAATCCCAAGATATCGCCCTCCAAGGAGGTTGGAGCTGGGGGGGCGGCTGGGGAGCCGGGTTAGCGTGAGGTGCTGTCCCCCACCACGGGCAGCCGGTGTCCACGCGGGACGGGGCTGTGGTCCTGACCCTCCTCGACTTTCTCTCCCACAGGCTCTAAGCCCAGGACTCAGGATGGGGGAGTAAGTGTCGCCCCCAAGCCCGGAGCCCCTTctgccccgccctccccccccctCACCGGGGGCAGGggtctctcttctccccagcagAGGCCCTGCCGCCCTGGTCACCTCCGTCCCCACCTGCCCCATCCTCAGGCCCCAGCACATGGCCCtaacctctctcttctctctccccaatcCCGCCGCCCTCCTGGGACAGTGAGGAGGTGAGTAATTGCCTCGGGTGAAACATGGAGGGGAtgggacccccacccccagaggggtcagaggtcagagctTCAAGACCCTGAGGCCCCAGCCCTCCGCCTCCCCATGAAAGTGCCCCACCCCATCCACCAAGACGCCCATGAAACAGAGGAAGTGGCTGCCGATGCAGGGGCAGGGGAAGTGAGGCTGCGGCCGGACACTGGGGAAGTTGCTTCTTCTTTCTGACTACTGCACCCCCACTCCCTCACCCATCCCCACTGTCTTGGGGTGCAGCCTCTTCTCCCCCCACCTTCAAGGCTGATGTGCCACCTGGGCAAAGGGTCACCATGCAGTACCGTGTCCTGGGCCCGGCTCCCCCCAGGGCCTCAGGAGCCCCCCCAGTCTCAGCTGTCCCCTGGACAGGACCCCCATA
This genomic interval carries:
- the SYT8 gene encoding synaptotagmin-8 isoform X2, with the protein product MGRPPDPHSTLVPVRTTAAPGLTPDLIAGLPWPHWAPIAVAVVAGILVVSCLLCAICCCCRHGHRHGKKPRDKEAVGLGGLPGTTTTHLVQPDVDNEGDPKPWGRLLLSLQYDFGSQEIRVGLKQAADLRPGGPGGTADPYARVSLSTQAGRWHETRVHRGTLCPVFDETCCFHASPAELPRSSLQVQVLDFRRFSRHEPLGSLSLPLGAVDLQHVLELWHQLGPPGTAEPEQTGDLCFSLRYTPGSGRLTVVVLEARGLSPTLADPYVKVQLMLNQRKWKKRKTQARKGPAAPYFNEAFAFLVPISQVQSVDLVLAIWARGSQFRAEPVGKVLLGARASGQPLQHWADMLAHPRRPITQWHHLRPAREVDRALALQPRLRLPLPGS
- the SYT8 gene encoding synaptotagmin-8 isoform X1, producing MGRPPDPHSTLVPVRTTAAPGLTPDLIAGLPWPHWAPIAVAVVAGILVVSCLLCAICCCCRHGHRHGKKPRDKEAVGLGGLPGTTTTHLVQPDVDNEGDPKPWGRLLLSLQYDFGSQEIRVGLKQAADLRPGGPGGTADPYARVSLSTQAGRWHETRVHRGTLCPVFDETCCFHASPAELPRSSLQVQVLDFRRFSRHEPLGSLSLPLGAVDLQHVLELWHQLGPPGTAEPEQTGDLCFSLRYTPGSGRLTVVVLEARGLSPTLADPYVKVQLMLNQRKWKKRKTQARKGPAAPYFNEAFAFLVPISQVQVGGLEEGAGQISPGTKLTPVLLSLHRPSACLCPECGSGARHLGPGLTVPGRACGQGAAGRPGLWSAPPALGGHAGPSPAAHHPVASPAACQGGGPGPGPAAPLAPAPAWLLKPPPGPRLPGISWSPGRPTVIKPSPAITVCPS
- the SYT8 gene encoding synaptotagmin-8 isoform X3; this encodes MGRPPDPHSTLVPVRTTAAPGLTPDLIAGLPWPHWAPIAVAVVAGILVVSCLLCAICCCCRHGHRHGKKPRDKEAVGLGGLPGTTTTHLVQPDVDNEGDPKPWGRLLLSLQYDFGSQEIRVGLKQAADLRPGGPGGTADPYARVSLSTQAGRWHETRVHRGTLCPVFDETCCFHASPAELPRSSLQVQVLDFRRFSRHEPLGSLSLPLGAVDLQHVLELWHQLGPPGTAEPEQTGDLCFSLRYTPGSGRLTVVVLEARGLSPTLADPYVKVQLMLNQRKWKKRKTQARKGPAAPYFNEAFAFLVPISQVQGSAGLLAGPL